In Lolium perenne isolate Kyuss_39 chromosome 5, Kyuss_2.0, whole genome shotgun sequence, the sequence TTTTTGGTAGTCTATCATCCACTCAAGGGACCACCGGCCTTTACAGCAATGTTTAACTTGTCTCCCATGCTTTTACACACAGGACATCTGGCGTTATATACACTCCCTAATGTCAATGCGAGATGCTGCAAGAGCTGCCTGCATCTCGCGCGCATTTCGTTGTTCCTGGAGATATCACCCTAACCTCGTTTTCAGTAAGAAAACATTGGGCTTGAATGGAAAGACATGTGGAAATGATAAACCGGCAAGTGATTACGCCAGTATAGTGGACCGCATTCTGAAAAATCACTCAGGCACTGGTGTGAAGAAACTCAAGTTTTGGAACGCTCCCGATTATACTGAAGAGGACCGTTATTATCTTGACAGTTGGCTTGAGATGGCTGTTAAACCAGGAATTGAAGAATTCACCTTCAGTCTAGAATCTAAAAGTTACAGTTACAACTTCCCATGCCCACTTATATCGGATGGGAATGGAGAGTTGATTCGGGATCTTCAACTTCACTTTTGTGTCTTTGTTCCCACGGTTGGGTTTGGTTGCTTCAGGAGCCTGACAAGCTTAGATATGTTTAAAGTGCGTATTACAGGGAATGACTTAGAGCGCATACTTTCCAATTCTTTTGCTTTGGAGCGGTTGCTACTCAGGTATTGCATTGGATTACTGTATGTGAAGATGCCTTCTCTTCTTGAGCGGCTTAGCTACCTGAAGGTGCTTTCTTGCAGCAAGCTGCAAGTAATAGAGAGCAGAGCTCCAAATCTATCCAGTTTTATCTTTCAGGGTACCCATCAGGCACAACTCTCACTTGGAGAATCATCGCAACTGAAGTACCTATACATCAGCTTTTTGGGTGCTGTTCATTATACTCGTGCTGAGCTTGCATCCAGCATGCCATATCTGGAAACTGCGTTCATATATTCAAGCAGGGAGGTATGCTCTGAAATTCCGTGTTACTATAGACTAGTGATATGTGTACAGTGATATCACAAAAGTAATACTTGGAATAACATTAATCTGGCATTCTTATGCAGATGGTCAACACACCAATAGAATCTAGCAGATTTCTCCACCTCAAGCATTTGAGTATCACTATCACAGAAGTGAACTCTTCTCCGAGCTACGATTATTTTTCTCTGGTTTCTTTCTTTCATGCTTCGCCTTCCTTGGAGACTTTCTACTTGGATGTAAGTTACTGTTACTTTTGCATGGGCATGAGTAACAATGGTGGAACCATTAATTAGGTTGCCTTTTCATCTTTAGGTACCGCAACAACACAAGAAACATGTCACAGTTTTTGGAGATTCCTCAGAGCTGCGGCAGTTGCCAAAACGCAACCATGAGAAGCTCAGGGAAGTGAAGATCCTTGGTTTCTCCCCTGTGAAGAGCTTGGTTGAGCTAACGTGTCATATTCTTGGCAGTGCAACATCACTCGAGTGTCTTACATTGGACACAAAAAGACATGGTTTGCCTGGGTGTTCTGTCAACAAAGTTGGCAGATGCACCTCCATGGAAAGGGATATGATCTCAGAAGCCCAGAGAGCACTCAGTGCTGTCCAAGTATACATCAAGCCAAAAGTTCCCTCCACAGTTAAGTTACATGCTTTGGGACCTTGCAGTCGATTCCATGGTATTGGGGTTACTCACGAAAGCATGTGGGGCATCAAGCCGAAAGTTCCCTCCACAGTTAAGTTGCATGCTTTGGAACCTTGCAGTACTTACGAAGCCATGTGGGCCATGTTATATGGCCCCAACTTTCATGCCATGGCTGGGCTCAGTAAAGAAAACACCCTTGAAGCTCCACCTCGTCAAACCTAATTGACATGACCACGGGAGTACTTGGTTTCAGTTCTGACGAGTCGGGTGCTTTTCCTCTTAACTGGGCATGGCTGCTGTTCTTAAAGGACATGTCTATCTAGAAATCTGGAGCCTTGCACTGGTGTTCCGTTGGCAAACCTGGCAAATACTTCTCATGGACATTGACATTACACACTCTTGGATGTACAAACATAGTTACATTTGAGCTGTGCAGTCGATGCCCTGCTGTTGAACCGTAGATCTCAGGTTACATTGTAATCATTTAATGCTTTGTTGTGGAACTTAGATGGGTCGTGGCTCCTTAAGTTATCAGGGCTGCTCCTCCTCTTCTGTTGTGTATTCTTGGTTGTTCTTTTCTCTAGTTTATCAGGCCTGTCCAGTGTTTAATCTATATAATACAGGTAAGGGAGTACAATATAGGTTTATCAGTTATTCATGGCCTTAAGTAATTGCAGCCATCACTGGTAGAAAATTCCGTTCCAGTTTGTAAGAGTGTTTAGTCTCGGTTTTGCAACCGGAACTAAGGAATCGGAACTAAAGGCTCCCCCTTTTAGTCATGGTTGTGTCGCGAACTAAGAGGGTCTACATGGTTGTGCCCATGCGCTCGTGGTGGAGaggttttagtcccggttggtaacaaGTCCTCCACACATCATGCACTTGGACGTTGATGTTTCTATGCcggaacaccaaccgggactaaatttcTCCACACGCCAGGCACTCAGATTTAAATTTCTCCACACGCCAGGCACTCAGATGTTGCCGTTTTTCTGCCGTGGCAGAGGTTTAAGTTTTTATGTTTTCCAATCCCGGGGTACTATATACAGAAATTAAGGAACCACTACACAACATAATCAAGAATTCCCGACGGTTCTATATACAACAATTAAGGAATCAGTACACAATATAATCATGAATATAGTACACAATATAATCATGAATATAGTACATGTTCATGCATATACAA encodes:
- the LOC127302277 gene encoding F-box/FBD/LRR-repeat protein At1g13570 → MGLLELKRLMATQRHRRQIQPRDGSIASRVKRKGSPCERNSVLDESIASRAKRKGSPWQKDFSLQGASWYETKGLPCEQGFVADGSVVSLADRKSSSCQQCGSSQSCEVYVYSGPSLPEDIWRYIHSLMSMRDAARAACISRAFRCSWRYHPNLVFSKKTLGLNGKTCGNDKPASDYASIVDRILKNHSGTGVKKLKFWNAPDYTEEDRYYLDSWLEMAVKPGIEEFTFSLESKSYSYNFPCPLISDGNGELIRDLQLHFCVFVPTVGFGCFRSLTSLDMFKVRITGNDLERILSNSFALERLLLRYCIGLLYVKMPSLLERLSYLKVLSCSKLQVIESRAPNLSSFIFQGTHQAQLSLGESSQLKYLYISFLGAVHYTRAELASSMPYLETAFIYSSREMVNTPIESSRFLHLKHLSITITEVNSSPSYDYFSLVSFFHASPSLETFYLDVPQQHKKHVTVFGDSSELRQLPKRNHEKLREVKILGFSPVKSLVELTCHILGSATSLECLTLDTKRHGLPGCSVNKVGRCTSMERDMISEAQRALSAVQVYIKPKVPSTVKLHALGPCSRFHGIGVTHESMWGIKPKVPSTVKLHALEPCSTYEAMWAMLYGPNFHAMAGLSKENTLEAPPRQT